The following proteins are co-located in the Trichormus variabilis 0441 genome:
- a CDS encoding pyridoxamine 5'-phosphate oxidase family protein, translating to MTQQKAPSQRTTVKRVPKRANYESETIYQILDEGLVCHVGFVADGQPVVIPTAYGRIDDTLYIHGSPASRMLKTLQQGLDICVTVTLIDGLVLARSAFHHSMNYRSVVVFGKATLVEDTEQKLAALKAFTEHVILGRWEEVRSPNRQELAGTLVLSLPLTEASAKIRTGEPIDDEADYQIPVWAGQIPLKLTAATPINDSRLDSSIELPVYVKKYTRPQKGAA from the coding sequence ATGACGCAACAAAAAGCCCCCAGCCAAAGAACTACAGTTAAACGCGTACCTAAAAGAGCTAACTACGAAAGTGAAACTATTTATCAAATTTTAGATGAAGGATTAGTCTGTCATGTAGGTTTTGTGGCTGATGGACAGCCTGTTGTGATTCCTACAGCCTATGGAAGAATAGACGATACATTATATATTCACGGGTCACCTGCTAGCCGGATGTTAAAAACCCTGCAACAAGGTCTTGATATCTGCGTCACAGTCACCTTAATTGATGGGTTAGTCTTAGCGCGATCAGCGTTTCACCACTCTATGAACTATCGCTCAGTGGTAGTATTTGGTAAAGCCACACTAGTAGAAGATACAGAGCAAAAATTAGCTGCTCTCAAAGCATTTACAGAACACGTTATTCTAGGGAGGTGGGAAGAAGTGCGATCGCCTAATCGTCAAGAATTAGCAGGAACTCTAGTACTATCTCTACCTCTAACAGAAGCTTCAGCAAAAATCCGCACTGGTGAACCAATTGACGATGAAGCAGATTATCAAATACCAGTCTGGGCAGGACAAATTCCTTTAAAATTAACTGCGGCTACACCTATAAATGATTCCCGCTTAGATTCAAGCATAGAATTACCTGTATATGTAAAGAAGTACACTAGACCACAAAAAGGTGCTGCGTGA
- the bchH gene encoding magnesium chelatase subunit H produces MKRIVLIAGFESFNADLYRKAAFLANSRCADLDIRVFSDRDITSKRLEVEAALQGADVFFGSLLFDYDQVVWLRDRVSQIPIRLVFESALELMSLTKLGAFAIGDKPKGMPKPVKFILDKFSNGREEDKLAGYISFLKIGPKLLKFVPVQKVQDLRNWLIIYGYWNAGGTENVAALFWTLAEKYLDLKIGDIPPPIETPNIGLLHPDYPGFFASPREYLAWYQTHPRNVATNPVVGILLYRKHVITKQPYIPQLIRRFEDAGFIPLPIFINGVEGHVAVRDWMTTDYEFQQRQIGNIATPSLSPEAVKVDAIVSTIGFPLVGGPAGSMEAGRQVEVAKRILTAKNVPYIVAAPLLIQDIHSWTRQGVGGLQSVVLYALPELDGAIDTIPLGGLVGEDIYLVPERVQRLIGRVKSWIALRQTPPAERKIAIILYGFPPGYGATGTAALLNVPRSLIKLLHALKDQGYNVGDIPEDGEELIRLVKETDEEMERWEKNKPFPSSANTVNSRKLEKWLGYLRTSRIEKQWKSLTGSGIKTYGDELHVGGVQLGNVWIGVQPPLGIQGDPMRLMFERDLTPHPQYAAFYKWLQNELQADAVVHFGMHGTVEWLPGSPLGNTGYSWSDILLGDLPNLYIYAANNPSESILAKRRGYGVLISHNVPPYGRAGLYKELITLRDLIAEYREDPQKNYVLKEGICKKIVDTGLDTDCPFEDAKRLGISFTPENIRMFSAHAFDDYLVKLYEYLQVLETRLFSSGLHTLGEAPNQEELASYLNAYFGEEQSKDPEIEQQITDLLMQTTDELTNLLRGLNGEYIPPAPGGDLLRDGAGVLPTGRNIHALDPYRMPSPAAYERGREIAQKIIAQHLQEHHTYPETVAVLLWGLDAIKTKGESLGILLELVGAEPVKEGTGRIVRYELKPLAEVGHPRIDVLGNLSGIFRDSFVNIIELLDDLFQRAADADEPEDQNFIRKHALALKAQGVENASARLFSNPAGDFGSLVNDRVVDGNWESGEELGNTWQSRNVFSYGRQDKGQARPEVLQELLKTSDRIVQEIDSVEYGLTDIQEYYANTGGLKKAAEKQSGKKVTASFVESFSKDTTPRNLEDLLRMEYRTKLLNPKWADAMANQGSGGAYEISQRMTALIGWGGTADFKDDWVYDQAADTYALDPEMAEKLRQANPEAFRNILNRMLEAHGRGLWQADTDKLDKLRQLYELTDEQLEGVTV; encoded by the coding sequence ATGAAACGCATCGTTTTGATTGCTGGATTTGAATCATTTAATGCTGACTTGTACAGAAAAGCAGCCTTTTTGGCTAATTCTCGCTGTGCTGATTTAGATATTCGGGTGTTTAGCGATCGCGATATTACCAGCAAACGTCTGGAAGTGGAAGCGGCCTTGCAAGGCGCGGATGTGTTTTTTGGTAGCCTACTATTTGATTATGACCAAGTTGTGTGGTTGCGCGATCGCGTTTCCCAAATTCCCATCCGCTTAGTATTTGAGTCAGCCTTAGAATTGATGAGTTTAACTAAACTGGGTGCTTTCGCCATTGGTGATAAACCAAAGGGAATGCCCAAACCTGTTAAATTTATTCTCGACAAATTCAGCAACGGACGAGAAGAAGACAAACTCGCGGGTTATATTAGCTTTTTAAAAATCGGCCCCAAACTCTTAAAATTTGTCCCAGTGCAGAAAGTCCAAGACTTACGCAACTGGTTAATTATCTATGGTTATTGGAACGCCGGCGGCACTGAAAACGTGGCTGCTTTATTTTGGACGCTAGCAGAAAAATATTTAGATTTAAAAATCGGTGACATTCCCCCACCAATTGAAACCCCCAACATAGGTTTATTGCATCCCGATTATCCAGGGTTTTTTGCATCCCCCCGCGAATATTTGGCATGGTATCAAACCCATCCCCGCAACGTCGCCACAAATCCAGTTGTTGGTATTCTCCTCTACCGTAAACACGTCATCACCAAACAACCCTATATTCCCCAATTAATTCGCCGCTTTGAAGATGCGGGTTTCATTCCCTTACCTATTTTTATCAACGGCGTAGAAGGACACGTTGCGGTACGGGATTGGATGACGACTGACTACGAATTTCAGCAACGCCAAATCGGTAATATTGCCACACCCTCACTATCCCCAGAAGCCGTTAAAGTTGATGCAATTGTTTCCACTATTGGCTTTCCTCTGGTCGGTGGCCCGGCGGGTTCAATGGAAGCTGGTCGTCAGGTGGAAGTAGCCAAGCGCATTCTTACCGCCAAAAATGTTCCTTATATTGTCGCTGCACCTTTATTAATTCAAGATATCCATTCATGGACACGTCAAGGTGTGGGTGGTTTGCAAAGCGTAGTGTTATACGCCTTACCAGAATTAGACGGTGCAATTGATACCATACCCCTTGGTGGTTTGGTGGGTGAAGATATTTATTTAGTTCCTGAACGGGTACAGCGTCTCATTGGTAGAGTTAAAAGCTGGATTGCTTTACGCCAAACACCCCCAGCAGAACGGAAAATTGCCATCATCTTATATGGGTTCCCTCCTGGTTATGGGGCTACGGGTACGGCTGCATTATTAAATGTTCCTCGTAGTTTGATTAAATTACTCCACGCCCTCAAAGACCAAGGTTACAACGTCGGCGATATCCCAGAAGATGGGGAAGAATTAATTCGTCTGGTGAAGGAAACTGATGAAGAGATGGAAAGATGGGAGAAAAATAAACCTTTTCCTTCTTCAGCTAATACTGTTAATTCCCGTAAATTGGAAAAATGGTTGGGATATCTCCGCACTTCCCGTATCGAAAAACAATGGAAATCTTTGACAGGTAGCGGAATCAAAACCTACGGTGATGAACTTCATGTTGGTGGTGTGCAGTTAGGAAACGTGTGGATAGGTGTCCAGCCACCATTGGGGATACAAGGCGACCCTATGCGCCTGATGTTTGAACGTGATTTAACACCCCATCCCCAATATGCTGCTTTTTACAAATGGTTGCAAAATGAATTACAAGCTGATGCTGTTGTCCATTTTGGTATGCACGGGACTGTAGAATGGTTACCCGGTTCACCTTTGGGTAATACTGGTTATTCCTGGTCAGATATTTTGTTGGGAGATTTGCCCAATCTATATATATATGCAGCCAATAATCCTTCCGAGTCGATTTTGGCCAAGCGTCGCGGTTATGGGGTGCTAATTTCTCACAATGTCCCGCCTTATGGTCGCGCTGGGTTATATAAGGAATTAATTACACTGCGGGATTTAATTGCAGAATATCGAGAAGACCCGCAAAAGAATTATGTCTTGAAAGAAGGGATTTGTAAAAAGATTGTTGATACAGGTTTAGATACAGATTGCCCCTTTGAAGATGCCAAACGCTTGGGTATTTCCTTCACTCCAGAAAATATCAGAATGTTTAGCGCCCATGCTTTTGATGATTATTTGGTGAAATTATATGAGTATTTGCAAGTTTTAGAAACGCGCTTGTTTTCTTCTGGGTTACATACATTAGGTGAAGCACCAAATCAAGAAGAATTAGCGTCTTATCTCAATGCTTATTTTGGTGAAGAACAATCAAAAGACCCAGAAATTGAGCAGCAAATTACAGATTTGTTAATGCAAACTACAGATGAATTAACTAATTTATTACGCGGATTAAATGGTGAATACATTCCCCCAGCACCGGGAGGCGATTTGTTACGGGATGGTGCTGGTGTATTACCCACAGGTCGAAATATTCACGCTTTAGACCCCTATAGAATGCCATCCCCCGCAGCTTATGAACGGGGTCGAGAAATTGCTCAAAAAATCATCGCCCAGCATTTACAAGAACATCATACATATCCCGAAACCGTAGCAGTTTTATTGTGGGGATTGGATGCGATTAAAACTAAGGGTGAATCTTTAGGGATTCTTTTAGAATTAGTCGGTGCTGAACCTGTGAAAGAAGGAACAGGTCGCATTGTGCGTTATGAATTGAAGCCTTTAGCAGAAGTCGGACATCCCCGTATTGATGTGTTAGGAAATCTGTCAGGAATTTTTAGAGATAGTTTTGTCAACATCATTGAATTATTAGATGATTTATTTCAAAGAGCTGCTGATGCTGATGAACCAGAAGACCAGAATTTTATTAGAAAACACGCTTTAGCTTTAAAAGCCCAAGGCGTAGAAAATGCTTCCGCGAGATTATTTTCCAATCCTGCGGGTGATTTTGGTTCTTTGGTCAATGATAGAGTTGTTGATGGTAACTGGGAATCTGGCGAAGAGTTAGGCAATACTTGGCAAAGTCGCAATGTGTTTAGCTATGGCAGACAAGACAAAGGACAAGCTAGACCAGAAGTATTGCAGGAACTTTTGAAGACGAGCGATCGCATTGTGCAAGAAATAGATTCGGTAGAATATGGTTTAACCGATATTCAGGAATATTACGCCAACACCGGCGGGTTGAAAAAAGCAGCCGAAAAGCAAAGCGGTAAGAAAGTTACGGCTAGTTTTGTCGAAAGTTTCTCTAAAGACACCACACCCCGCAACTTAGAAGATTTATTGCGGATGGAATACCGAACTAAATTACTTAATCCCAAATGGGCTGATGCAATGGCGAATCAAGGTTCCGGTGGCGCTTATGAAATTTCCCAACGCATGACAGCCCTAATCGGTTGGGGTGGTACGGCTGATTTTAAAGATGATTGGGTTTATGACCAAGCTGCTGATACTTATGCTTTAGACCCCGAAATGGCAGAGAAACTACGCCAAGCCAACCCAGAAGCTTTTCGTAATATCCTCAACAGGATGTTAGAAGCGCATGGACGGGGTTTATGGCAAGCTGATACAGATAAGTTAGATAAGTTGCGTCAGTTGTATGAGTTGACAGATGAACAATTGGAAGGTGTGACGGTTTAA
- a CDS encoding ABC transporter ATP-binding protein — protein sequence MVPQSELQENSSMQAIGRVLESLRNYRLISLGALLSLLLLTVANAVTPQLFRWGIDQGIVKKDLQIVLYSAAWMVVAAIARGVFNFGQSYLAEAASQGVAYELRNKIFSKIQNLSFSYHDQSQTSQLLTRVTSDIEQIRTFIGTSLIQVISGIVTLASAAVILLVMNWQLALITLTVVPMSGWLMARFITQNDRLFRQVQEQLSDLNAVLQENLIGIRVVKAFVRESAERSRYTGLNDALVTANMKTISAIRNTFPFIFLLSNLVTLAVFGYGGAQVIGNTFSIGELVAFNAYLVLILQPILLIGFAAPAIAQAAASAQRVYEVVDAAVEIRDRADAIPFEICGGRITFENVSFRYPGAATEALKDVSFETKPNELIAILGMTGSGKSTVMNLIPRFYDVTKGAIRIDGRDVRDFTLNSLRKHIGIVFQETTLFSGTIRENIAYAKPKASLEQVIEVAKTAQIHDFIISLPDGYETIVGERGVGLSGGQKQRIAIARTLLTDYSILILDDSTSAVDAKTASEIQAELDSMMRQKACVTFVVAQRISTVKNADRIFLIDKGRLVAQGTHEELMQTSPLYGAILESQVKKRQETEKVGNGGLTTNN from the coding sequence GTGGTTCCACAATCAGAACTTCAGGAAAACTCGTCTATGCAGGCCATTGGGCGTGTATTGGAGAGTTTGCGGAATTATAGATTGATTTCGCTGGGGGCTTTGTTGAGTCTTTTGCTGTTGACGGTGGCAAATGCAGTCACGCCCCAACTATTTCGCTGGGGAATTGATCAGGGCATTGTCAAGAAAGACTTACAGATAGTACTTTACAGTGCCGCCTGGATGGTAGTTGCGGCGATCGCTCGCGGTGTGTTTAATTTTGGTCAAAGTTATTTGGCAGAGGCGGCTTCCCAAGGTGTAGCTTATGAACTGCGAAACAAGATTTTTAGCAAAATTCAAAATCTCAGTTTTAGCTATCATGACCAGTCACAAACTTCTCAACTCTTAACCCGCGTCACTAGTGATATTGAGCAAATCCGCACTTTTATCGGTACTAGCTTAATTCAGGTAATTAGTGGAATAGTGACGTTAGCCAGTGCAGCCGTAATTTTACTAGTCATGAATTGGCAACTAGCACTAATTACCTTAACAGTTGTACCCATGTCAGGGTGGTTAATGGCGCGATTCATCACCCAAAATGACCGCCTGTTTCGGCAAGTACAAGAGCAACTAAGTGACCTAAATGCTGTATTGCAAGAAAATCTGATTGGTATCAGGGTAGTCAAAGCTTTTGTGCGGGAGTCGGCGGAAAGGTCACGTTACACAGGTCTGAATGATGCCCTAGTGACGGCTAACATGAAGACAATTAGCGCCATTCGTAATACCTTTCCGTTTATCTTTTTACTGAGTAACTTGGTAACCCTGGCGGTGTTTGGCTATGGTGGGGCGCAGGTAATTGGCAATACTTTCTCCATTGGTGAACTAGTAGCCTTTAACGCCTATCTAGTATTAATTTTGCAACCAATTTTACTGATTGGTTTTGCTGCGCCAGCGATCGCCCAAGCAGCCGCTTCTGCTCAACGAGTCTATGAGGTCGTAGATGCAGCAGTAGAAATCCGCGATCGCGCTGATGCCATTCCCTTTGAAATTTGTGGTGGTAGAATCACCTTTGAAAATGTGTCTTTCCGCTATCCTGGTGCAGCTACAGAAGCCCTAAAAGATGTTTCCTTTGAAACTAAACCTAACGAATTAATAGCCATTTTAGGCATGACAGGTTCCGGGAAAAGTACCGTTATGAACCTGATTCCCCGCTTTTATGATGTCACCAAAGGGGCAATTCGCATTGATGGGCGAGATGTGCGAGACTTTACCCTCAACAGCCTCAGAAAGCACATCGGCATTGTATTTCAAGAAACCACCCTATTTTCGGGAACTATCCGCGAGAATATCGCCTATGCCAAACCTAAAGCATCATTAGAACAGGTAATAGAAGTAGCGAAAACTGCCCAAATTCATGATTTTATTATCAGCCTGCCAGATGGTTACGAAACCATAGTTGGTGAACGTGGCGTAGGTTTATCTGGTGGACAAAAGCAACGAATAGCGATTGCTCGCACCCTCCTCACCGATTACAGTATTTTGATTTTGGATGATAGTACTTCGGCCGTTGATGCTAAAACCGCCTCTGAAATTCAAGCCGAACTGGATAGCATGATGCGGCAAAAAGCTTGTGTCACCTTTGTTGTAGCCCAACGTATCAGCACAGTCAAAAACGCCGACCGCATTTTTCTCATAGATAAAGGACGGTTAGTAGCCCAAGGTACTCACGAAGAACTAATGCAAACCAGCCCACTCTATGGCGCAATTTTGGAATCTCAAGTGAAGAAGAGACAGGAGACAGAAAAGGTAGGGAATGGGGGGTTGACAACTAACAACTAA
- a CDS encoding IS5-like element ISAva5 family transposase, protein MTLHPRDMSQIPETTAQVARNSFPKGNIYMKMRDEIGVLYKDEDFVKLYRADCGQSGISAGQLALVTVMQFIEGLTDRQAADAVRGHIDWKYALSLELNDPGFDYSVLSEFRQRLIKAGRERELLNQMLARFQELGWLKNRGRVRTDSTHVLAAVRQLNRLELVGETLRHTLNDLAYFAPDWLKSRVDVDWFERYSLRFEQYRLPKSKAEREKLRRKIGEDGHHLLSALYADSTCNWLWQIPSVETLRIVWVQQYYIQLQQVYWREQDNLPPNRLQIESPYDVDARNSSKREINWTGYNLHLTEICHPILPNLIINVETSVATSADVEMTPVIHSRLNQNNLLPQEHVVDTGYVNAQNLVDSQSHFHVDLVGKVPPGTSWQATAQSGFEQNCFTIHWDLMRVDCPMGKQSKSWRTTVDSHDNPVVKIQFDKSDCSLCSSRSKCTRSKKLPRLLTLKPQELHLALHDARIRQKTESFQQIYHQRAGVEGLISQATGRYQLRRCRYIGLAKTLLQHVITAAAINFSRMWDWWQHVPRSQTRVSHFARIAPTAS, encoded by the coding sequence ATGACCCTGCACCCGCGTGATATGTCGCAGATTCCTGAAACAACAGCGCAAGTAGCCCGGAATTCATTTCCCAAAGGGAACATATATATGAAGATGCGGGATGAAATAGGAGTGTTATATAAGGATGAGGATTTTGTCAAACTTTACCGCGCAGATTGTGGTCAAAGTGGAATATCAGCAGGACAACTGGCATTAGTGACAGTAATGCAATTTATCGAAGGTTTAACGGATAGACAAGCGGCGGATGCAGTGAGGGGTCATATTGATTGGAAATACGCACTATCGTTGGAATTAAATGACCCAGGGTTTGATTATTCAGTACTTTCAGAATTTCGTCAGCGATTAATCAAAGCAGGACGAGAGCGAGAGTTACTCAACCAAATGCTAGCTCGTTTCCAAGAACTAGGTTGGCTCAAAAATCGCGGCCGTGTCAGAACTGATTCAACTCACGTATTAGCCGCAGTACGACAGTTAAATCGTTTGGAATTAGTGGGAGAAACTTTACGTCATACCTTAAATGACTTGGCTTATTTTGCCCCTGATTGGCTCAAATCGAGAGTTGACGTTGATTGGTTTGAACGTTACTCCCTGAGATTTGAGCAATACCGCTTGCCCAAATCAAAAGCCGAACGTGAGAAATTGAGGCGAAAAATTGGTGAGGATGGTCATCATTTGCTATCCGCTTTGTATGCAGACTCAACTTGTAATTGGCTGTGGCAGATTCCATCAGTGGAAACATTACGTATAGTTTGGGTGCAACAATACTATATTCAATTGCAACAAGTCTATTGGCGAGAACAAGATAACTTACCACCAAATAGACTACAGATTGAATCTCCTTACGATGTTGATGCACGCAATTCCAGCAAGCGAGAAATCAACTGGACTGGTTATAATCTGCATCTGACAGAAATTTGTCACCCCATACTGCCAAACTTAATTATCAATGTGGAAACGTCCGTGGCCACAAGTGCGGATGTTGAGATGACACCAGTAATTCATTCTCGTTTAAACCAGAACAATCTTTTGCCACAAGAACATGTTGTCGATACTGGCTATGTCAATGCTCAAAACTTAGTCGATAGTCAATCCCATTTTCATGTTGATTTAGTAGGAAAAGTTCCCCCCGGAACTAGTTGGCAAGCAACAGCACAATCCGGCTTTGAGCAAAATTGCTTCACTATTCATTGGGATTTGATGCGTGTTGATTGCCCAATGGGTAAACAAAGTAAGTCCTGGCGTACAACTGTCGATAGCCATGACAATCCAGTAGTCAAAATACAATTTGACAAATCCGATTGTTCGCTTTGTTCAAGTCGCTCAAAATGCACTCGCTCCAAAAAACTACCGCGTCTTCTGACCCTCAAACCACAGGAACTACATCTTGCATTACATGATGCTCGCATTCGCCAAAAAACTGAATCTTTTCAACAAATTTATCACCAACGTGCTGGCGTTGAAGGCTTGATTTCCCAAGCTACTGGTCGCTACCAATTACGCCGTTGTCGCTACATTGGTCTTGCCAAAACTCTCTTGCAGCATGTCATTACTGCTGCTGCTATCAACTTCAGTCGGATGTGGGATTGGTGGCAACATGTCCCACGCAGTCAGACTCGCGTTTCTCACTTTGCTCGAATTGCTCCCACTGCCTCATAG
- a CDS encoding type II toxin-antitoxin system HicB family antitoxin: MENSFTAVFEKVGDWYIGYAQELPGANIQERTLEEARESLLEAIELILISNRELAEKELANKNVIREQITVKI, translated from the coding sequence ATGGAAAACTCTTTCACTGCTGTATTTGAAAAAGTAGGCGATTGGTATATAGGCTATGCCCAAGAGTTACCAGGAGCAAATATTCAAGAGAGAACTTTAGAAGAAGCAAGAGAAAGTTTATTAGAAGCTATTGAACTTATATTGATTTCTAATCGAGAGCTTGCAGAAAAAGAACTCGCTAACAAAAACGTTATTCGTGAACAGATTACCGTTAAAATCTAG
- a CDS encoding PLP-dependent aminotransferase family protein → MDFAINIDPDAPLPLHRQVYEELRRAILLGRLISGEKLPSTRSLAQLLGVSRATVTQGYELLLSEGYLETIVGSGTFVCRQLPDELLNTAPIESKLQPNNSPVPLSAYGKSLSDKAFLCIPEQAVEISFSYGRPAFDKFPIDLWRKLISRHCQLKPNVLDYTDNSLGYQPLREAIAAYLSRSRAVNCQAEQIIIVGGSQQGLDLITRILIDRGDGIVVEEPGYLGARRAFLAQGASLFPVPVDQSGLIVNKLKTSIIPNLKLVYVTPSHQFPTGAVLSLPRRLELLAWAQKAGVMIIEDDYDSEYRYGERPIPALQGLDQGNSVIYVGTFSKVLFPALRLGYLVLPQNLVNIFARAKWLADRQCSLLEQYALTDFITEGHLERHIRKMRSLYNQRRQTLVQSLFSHFGNRAKILGENAGMHLMVKIDTQISDDEIVQSAALSGVSIGAAYPQYLKDSPGSEFIFGYAELNEQQIQEGVRRLARVIHNSEG, encoded by the coding sequence ATGGATTTTGCTATTAATATCGACCCAGACGCACCTTTACCTCTGCATCGCCAAGTTTATGAGGAATTACGTCGGGCTATTTTGTTAGGACGGTTAATTTCAGGGGAAAAACTACCATCTACGCGATCGCTTGCTCAATTACTTGGTGTTTCTCGTGCTACTGTGACTCAAGGTTATGAGTTATTGCTGAGTGAAGGTTATCTAGAAACTATTGTGGGTTCGGGGACGTTTGTTTGTCGTCAACTTCCCGATGAATTACTGAATACTGCACCAATTGAGTCAAAATTACAACCAAATAACTCACCTGTGCCTTTATCAGCTTATGGTAAAAGTTTGAGTGATAAAGCGTTTTTATGTATACCAGAACAAGCGGTAGAAATTAGCTTTAGTTATGGACGACCAGCTTTTGATAAGTTCCCGATAGATTTATGGCGTAAGTTAATCTCGCGTCATTGCCAACTTAAACCAAATGTGCTTGACTATACAGATAATTCCCTGGGATATCAACCATTAAGGGAGGCGATCGCTGCTTATCTTTCGCGCTCCAGAGCCGTTAATTGTCAGGCAGAACAAATCATTATTGTTGGTGGTTCTCAGCAAGGTCTTGATTTAATTACACGTATCTTAATTGACCGTGGTGATGGAATTGTTGTAGAAGAACCGGGTTATTTAGGTGCTAGACGAGCTTTTTTAGCTCAGGGGGCTAGTCTATTTCCTGTTCCTGTGGATCAATCAGGGCTAATAGTCAATAAGTTGAAAACAAGTATAATTCCTAACCTTAAACTAGTTTATGTCACTCCCTCCCATCAATTTCCTACAGGTGCGGTGTTATCTCTTCCCCGCAGATTAGAGTTACTGGCTTGGGCGCAGAAAGCAGGGGTGATGATTATTGAAGATGACTATGATAGTGAGTACCGTTATGGTGAGCGTCCCATACCAGCTTTACAAGGATTAGATCAGGGTAACTCAGTTATTTATGTAGGTACATTTTCTAAAGTCCTTTTTCCCGCCTTGCGCTTGGGTTATTTAGTTTTACCCCAGAATTTAGTAAATATATTTGCCCGTGCAAAATGGCTGGCAGATAGGCAATGTAGTTTACTAGAACAGTATGCCCTGACTGATTTTATTACAGAAGGACATCTGGAACGACATATAAGAAAGATGCGATCGCTCTACAACCAACGTAGGCAAACTTTAGTACAGTCTTTGTTTTCTCATTTTGGCAATAGGGCAAAAATTCTGGGAGAAAATGCAGGAATGCACCTCATGGTAAAAATAGATACTCAAATCAGCGATGATGAAATAGTCCAAAGTGCAGCTCTTTCCGGTGTCAGTATCGGGGCAGCGTATCCCCAGTATTTAAAAGATAGCCCTGGTAGTGAATTTATCTTTGGCTATGCAGAACTCAATGAACAGCAAATTCAAGAAGGGGTACGGCGACTGGCTAGGGTAATTCATAATTCAGAAGGCTAA
- a CDS encoding pyridoxamine 5'-phosphate oxidase family protein, with product MAKVFDHITKELQEFIAAQHLFFVASAPLSPDGHVNMSPKGLDCFRILSPHQVAYLDLTGSGNETSAHLQENGRITLMFCAFEGAPLILRLYGKGETILPSSPNWDSLYSLFPPIPGTRQIIVADIERVQTSCGLGVPLYEYQGQRQALVDWAEKKGVQGVNDYRKQKNVVSIDGLPTPLSKLF from the coding sequence ATGGCTAAAGTTTTTGACCACATCACCAAAGAATTACAAGAATTTATTGCAGCCCAACACCTGTTTTTTGTAGCTTCTGCACCCCTGAGTCCTGATGGCCATGTGAATATGTCTCCCAAAGGACTAGACTGCTTTCGGATTCTTTCCCCTCATCAGGTAGCTTACCTAGATTTAACAGGTAGTGGTAATGAAACCTCAGCCCATCTCCAAGAAAACGGGCGAATCACCTTAATGTTTTGCGCTTTTGAAGGAGCGCCTCTAATTTTACGCCTCTATGGAAAAGGAGAGACAATTTTACCCAGTTCCCCTAATTGGGATTCCTTGTACTCATTATTTCCTCCAATCCCTGGAACTCGGCAAATTATAGTTGCAGATATCGAACGTGTGCAAACTTCTTGTGGTCTTGGTGTCCCACTGTATGAATATCAAGGACAAAGACAGGCTTTAGTTGATTGGGCAGAGAAAAAAGGAGTACAAGGAGTTAATGACTATCGAAAGCAAAAAAATGTTGTGAGTATCGATGGTTTACCGACTCCACTCAGCAAATTATTTTAA
- a CDS encoding type II toxin-antitoxin system HicA family toxin: protein MKRRELIRHLEENGCLFLREGGKHTIYYNPINNRTSAVPRHTEIVDVLVVKICKDLEIARP from the coding sequence GTGAAAAGACGTGAGTTAATTCGCCATTTAGAAGAGAATGGTTGTTTATTTCTTCGAGAGGGTGGGAAGCATACAATTTACTACAATCCAATCAACAATAGAACATCAGCAGTTCCCAGACATACAGAAATTGTTGATGTTCTAGTTGTCAAAATATGCAAAGACTTGGAAATTGCGCGTCCTTAG